One window from the genome of Commensalibacter oyaizuii encodes:
- a CDS encoding glycosyltransferase, producing the protein MTSHQQEWFNEILNTSWVLLGPNQLVQPKRDENGIWTIGNITTDDEAIYKSCPDDNIQNISEFYLIHHDWQVAILKRYKPAIYFCAFGNEAILQYVQLAVNSLIQFGKWQHDIIIFTGLETKENLISKLAPFNLGGKLHIIDIMPADKPLDWYTARYRIDACPLLQQAQPILYLDVDFLCDGPLDSLFIQLIDSPYIHACKEGVIGEGSPNSEGHWYGWRLMQADHVPFNPDERGFSSGALFYKNFQLAAPFFKMILQSAYGYIQKQKDKLVSYDQRFANYILYKYKKVEIHYLAQYLRLYRIPENTTQTPDINDRLGLVHFLGATLENKLLTMQDYFSQLNARITSSSQHNISKISTMIV; encoded by the coding sequence ATGACATCACATCAACAGGAGTGGTTTAATGAAATTCTCAACACTTCATGGGTTCTATTGGGACCTAACCAATTGGTTCAACCAAAACGTGACGAAAACGGAATTTGGACAATTGGCAACATTACAACTGATGACGAAGCAATTTATAAATCTTGTCCAGACGATAATATTCAAAATATATCTGAGTTTTATTTAATTCATCATGATTGGCAAGTTGCTATTTTAAAACGATATAAACCTGCTATTTATTTTTGTGCTTTCGGAAACGAAGCAATTTTGCAATATGTTCAATTAGCCGTGAATTCGTTGATTCAATTTGGCAAATGGCAACATGACATCATTATTTTCACAGGATTGGAAACAAAAGAAAACTTAATATCAAAACTTGCCCCTTTCAATCTTGGGGGAAAACTTCATATTATTGACATAATGCCTGCAGATAAACCTTTGGATTGGTATACAGCACGTTACCGAATAGATGCTTGCCCCTTGTTACAACAAGCTCAACCCATATTATATCTTGATGTGGATTTTCTTTGTGATGGTCCTTTAGATTCCTTATTTATTCAACTTATTGACAGTCCTTATATTCACGCATGCAAAGAGGGAGTGATTGGCGAAGGGTCGCCAAATTCTGAGGGGCATTGGTATGGTTGGCGATTAATGCAGGCCGATCATGTACCTTTTAACCCTGACGAAAGAGGATTTTCTAGCGGCGCTTTATTTTATAAAAATTTTCAACTTGCTGCGCCTTTTTTTAAAATGATTTTACAATCAGCGTATGGTTACATACAAAAGCAAAAAGATAAGCTTGTATCCTATGATCAACGTTTTGCAAATTATATTCTATACAAATATAAAAAAGTCGAAATTCATTATCTTGCTCAATATCTGCGATTATATCGCATACCAGAAAATACAACACAAACACCTGATATTAACGATCGTCTGGGACTAGTTCATTTTCTGGGGGCAACATTAGAAAATAAATTATTAACTATGCAAGATTACTTTTCACAACTGAATGCACGAATTACAAGTAGTTCACAACACAATATAAGTAAAATATCAACCATGATTGTATAA
- a CDS encoding M16 family metallopeptidase: MKFTLGPTAFGLALLASTPLMSAISFPPHAMAQQTATSLTVKNSSHPDSSIIAKQDILRKTLNNGLRVVIIKDSLAPVVTAQISYLVGSNQAPKGFPGTAHALEHMMFRGSQGLDKDQLAVIGAQLGGSYNAFTTENVTQYYYTAPAEDLNVILKIEALRMGGLSLNAADWDKERGAIEQEVSRDLSNPIYKYVSELQKLMFDGTPYEHDALGTRPSFDKTTVSLLRKFYETYYAPNNAILVITGDIDPNKAVEQVEKDFGSIPKKTIPELESFTLKPIKAKTLTYPTDFPTSLVTIAWRMPGEKSKNFAVADILSDVISSQRGALYGLVPQGKALMADFEYVPKGEVGFGVAIAAFPKGQDYKPILNEVNQILQTIREKGVSPELVEAAKRKEIAQLAFSANSITGLASSWSTALAFQGLNDPNEMAAAYQAVTPEQVNALAKEILNPDEAITAILTPEDSGKPISNKGYGGAESFASVPEKPVQLPDWAQQALNKLNIPKEAPKPSEMVLSNGIRLIVQPLNVSNTISVFGQIRQNPSLQEGKGKEGIAGITNDMFKYGTKTLDRLAFRKAVDDIAADISAGSDFSLAVLTPDFDRAMQLLADNELNPAFEQKFFDIVKQQAAQSLIGLYQSPGYHFNRAIAKAINPPNDPSLRQPDPALVKKLTLQDLNDFYKKSFRPDLTTIVIAGNITPEQAKASVEKYFGNWENIGPKPNLDMPTRPDSKSSFVHVPDKTAVQNSVALVESINLDVHHPDHYLLNLGNEVLSGGFAGRFYKDLRVKTGYVYNVNSDFGWSRTRGSYSITFGADPDKVSLARKAALKDLTAMQTSPVTDNELQLAKASLLRSIPLQQASVDGIAGQYLTYTDLGLPLNSAHIAAKNYYKASAAEVQKAFQTYVRPKDLAEIIKGPATPTP; this comes from the coding sequence ATGAAATTTACACTTGGCCCAACAGCATTTGGCCTTGCTTTACTGGCATCGACCCCATTGATGAGTGCTATCTCCTTTCCCCCTCATGCAATGGCTCAACAAACGGCAACGTCGCTCACTGTAAAAAATTCATCTCATCCTGATTCCTCAATAATTGCTAAACAAGATATCTTACGTAAAACTCTAAATAATGGACTACGTGTCGTTATTATTAAAGACTCCCTTGCCCCAGTGGTGACGGCGCAGATCAGCTATTTAGTAGGGTCTAACCAAGCCCCAAAGGGATTTCCTGGCACTGCACATGCCTTAGAACATATGATGTTTCGCGGCAGTCAAGGACTGGATAAAGATCAATTAGCCGTCATTGGGGCACAATTAGGGGGCAGTTATAACGCCTTTACAACGGAAAATGTAACCCAATATTACTACACTGCCCCCGCTGAAGATTTAAATGTTATTTTGAAAATCGAAGCACTGCGTATGGGTGGGTTAAGCCTGAATGCTGCTGATTGGGACAAAGAACGGGGCGCAATCGAACAAGAAGTATCGCGTGATTTATCCAATCCAATTTATAAATATGTTTCTGAACTTCAAAAATTAATGTTTGATGGCACGCCATATGAACATGATGCATTGGGAACCCGCCCCTCTTTTGATAAAACAACGGTCTCATTGCTGCGTAAATTTTATGAAACCTATTATGCGCCTAATAATGCAATATTAGTGATCACGGGGGATATTGATCCAAATAAAGCAGTAGAACAGGTTGAAAAAGACTTCGGATCTATCCCCAAAAAAACCATTCCTGAACTTGAATCCTTTACCCTAAAACCAATCAAAGCCAAAACCTTAACCTATCCAACGGATTTTCCAACCAGTTTGGTTACCATTGCGTGGCGGATGCCAGGCGAAAAATCCAAGAATTTTGCTGTTGCTGATATCTTAAGCGATGTTATTTCCAGCCAACGTGGGGCATTATATGGTTTAGTTCCCCAAGGCAAGGCTTTGATGGCTGATTTTGAATATGTTCCCAAAGGTGAAGTTGGTTTTGGTGTAGCGATTGCTGCCTTTCCTAAGGGACAAGATTACAAACCAATTTTAAATGAAGTTAATCAAATCTTGCAAACTATTCGTGAAAAAGGGGTTTCACCAGAATTAGTAGAAGCAGCAAAGCGCAAAGAAATTGCTCAACTTGCATTTTCTGCCAACTCCATTACAGGGTTGGCTAGCTCTTGGTCGACAGCTTTGGCATTCCAGGGATTAAATGATCCCAACGAAATGGCGGCAGCATATCAAGCAGTAACCCCTGAACAGGTAAATGCTTTGGCCAAAGAAATTTTAAATCCTGATGAAGCAATCACAGCAATTTTGACCCCTGAAGATTCTGGCAAGCCTATTTCAAACAAAGGATATGGTGGCGCGGAATCTTTTGCTTCGGTTCCTGAAAAACCTGTCCAACTGCCAGATTGGGCACAACAAGCCCTTAACAAACTAAACATTCCTAAAGAAGCCCCAAAACCTTCTGAAATGGTGTTAAGCAATGGTATACGCTTGATTGTTCAACCCCTAAATGTCAGTAATACGATCAGTGTCTTTGGGCAAATTCGTCAAAATCCCAGCTTGCAAGAAGGCAAAGGCAAAGAAGGGATTGCTGGTATTACAAATGATATGTTTAAATATGGTACCAAAACATTGGATCGCTTAGCATTTAGAAAAGCTGTTGATGATATCGCAGCTGATATCAGTGCAGGCAGCGATTTTTCATTAGCTGTTTTAACCCCAGATTTTGATCGAGCTATGCAATTACTAGCTGATAACGAGTTAAACCCAGCATTCGAGCAAAAATTCTTTGATATTGTTAAACAACAAGCCGCCCAATCTTTAATTGGACTGTATCAATCCCCAGGCTATCACTTTAATAGAGCCATTGCTAAGGCAATCAACCCACCCAACGACCCAAGTTTGCGTCAACCTGATCCTGCTTTGGTTAAAAAATTGACGTTGCAAGATCTAAATGACTTTTATAAAAAATCTTTTCGTCCTGATTTAACAACCATCGTCATTGCTGGCAATATTACCCCTGAACAAGCCAAAGCCAGTGTGGAAAAATACTTTGGAAATTGGGAAAACATAGGCCCCAAACCCAATTTAGATATGCCAACACGCCCAGATAGCAAATCCTCTTTTGTTCATGTTCCAGATAAAACCGCGGTGCAAAACAGTGTTGCTTTGGTTGAAAGCATTAATCTTGATGTCCATCACCCAGACCATTACTTGTTAAACCTTGGAAATGAAGTTTTAAGCGGTGGATTTGCAGGAAGATTTTACAAAGATCTTCGTGTCAAAACGGGGTATGTCTATAATGTAAACAGCGATTTTGGATGGTCACGCACGCGTGGATCTTATAGTATTACATTTGGTGCTGATCCTGATAAAGTATCTTTAGCAAGAAAAGCCGCACTAAAAGACCTCACTGCTATGCAAACAAGTCCTGTTACCGACAATGAACTACAACTGGCCAAGGCATCGTTACTGCGCAGTATCCCATTACAACAAGCCAGCGTTGATGGAATTGCAGGGCAATATTTAACGTATACTGATTTGGGATTACCTTTAAATTCCGCACATATTGCGGCAAAAAATTATTATAAAGCCAGCGCTGCAGAGGTTCAAAAGGCCTTTCAAACTTACGTAAGACCAAAGGATCTGGCAGAAATTATCAAAGGGCCAGCAACCCCAACACCTTAA
- the bfr gene encoding bacterioferritin → MIKDKKVIEHLNIQLTNELTAINQYFLHSRTLNHWGVTKLGKKEYEESIEEMRHADKIIERILMLGGLPNMQRLNTIQIGETVEEMLKSDLAMEEKATKDLREAIAYCESVRDFVSRDLFLSILDAEEDHIDFIETQFDLISRTGIENYIALNSDHSAEA, encoded by the coding sequence ATGATTAAAGATAAAAAAGTTATCGAACATTTAAATATTCAATTGACCAATGAACTTACGGCGATCAATCAATATTTTCTTCATTCTCGTACACTAAACCACTGGGGTGTTACAAAATTAGGTAAAAAAGAATATGAAGAATCCATCGAAGAAATGCGTCATGCTGATAAAATTATTGAACGCATTTTAATGCTTGGTGGTCTGCCAAACATGCAACGCTTAAACACCATTCAAATTGGCGAAACTGTCGAAGAAATGTTGAAATCAGATCTCGCGATGGAAGAAAAAGCTACCAAAGATTTACGCGAAGCCATTGCTTATTGTGAATCTGTTCGTGATTTTGTTAGCCGTGATTTATTTCTAAGCATTTTAGATGCCGAAGAAGATCATATCGACTTTATTGAAACACAATTTGACTTGATCAGCCGTACTGGTATTGAGAATTATATTGCTCTTAATTCTGATCATTCTGCAGAAGCGTAA
- a CDS encoding (2Fe-2S)-binding protein, translating into MVIIIIINNLLSEPLAMYICSCRALTDRDVGNAIQGGADRPSAVYKSCGCKPDCGRCVAKIVNMLREHNQEVTQAPA; encoded by the coding sequence ATGGTTATTATTATCATTATTAACAACTTGTTGTCGGAGCCTTTGGCAATGTATATTTGTTCATGTCGTGCTTTAACAGATAGGGATGTTGGTAACGCAATTCAGGGCGGTGCTGACCGTCCTAGTGCGGTATATAAATCTTGTGGTTGTAAGCCCGATTGTGGTCGGTGTGTTGCAAAAATCGTCAATATGCTGAGAGAGCACAATCAGGAGGTCACTCAGGCCCCAGCTTAA
- the ccmI gene encoding c-type cytochrome biogenesis protein CcmI: protein MLWIVIIIFSLLCLLPCWVTLCKSPKTANAKQSALRVYQSQLNELNNDYNHGFILQGEYDQAKLEIQRRLLKADQRTPSISNLTDFSIGSFILTSMGILCIPMAAIGLYLVNGVPSLPAQPLQPRLAEQHSMEQQILPYLKQLREKLPTLALDDPKRIEGYILLGKIEASRGEIKAAITAWKEALQQRFNPNLAVQIAEMQCRLENTVSKDSADLFKQALSQAPKDAPWRELAEQRITQYEKLNSR, encoded by the coding sequence ATGTTGTGGATTGTTATTATCATTTTCAGCCTACTGTGCTTGTTACCATGCTGGGTAACCCTATGTAAATCGCCCAAAACAGCCAATGCTAAACAGTCCGCATTGCGGGTTTATCAATCGCAACTTAATGAGTTAAATAATGATTATAATCATGGATTTATTTTACAAGGCGAATATGATCAGGCCAAACTAGAAATTCAACGCAGATTGTTAAAAGCAGATCAGCGCACACCCTCCATATCCAATCTTACAGATTTTTCCATAGGCAGCTTTATCCTAACCAGTATGGGTATTTTATGCATTCCCATGGCTGCCATAGGGTTGTATCTGGTCAATGGGGTGCCATCGTTACCCGCCCAACCTCTGCAACCACGATTGGCGGAACAGCACTCTATGGAACAGCAAATTTTGCCATACCTCAAACAGCTACGTGAAAAATTGCCAACCCTTGCCTTAGATGATCCAAAACGTATTGAAGGTTATATTTTATTAGGCAAAATAGAAGCATCACGCGGTGAAATTAAAGCAGCGATAACAGCGTGGAAAGAAGCATTACAGCAACGTTTTAATCCAAATCTGGCTGTTCAAATTGCAGAAATGCAATGCCGATTAGAAAATACTGTTTCCAAGGATAGTGCAGATTTATTTAAGCAGGCCTTAAGCCAAGCCCCCAAAGATGCCCCATGGCGTGAACTGGCAGAACAACGTATTACCCAGTATGAAAAGCTGAACAGTCGGTAA
- a CDS encoding cytochrome c-type biogenesis protein: MRPWFIFLLLGSFYIIPLTAHAVDSPDEMLSNPTQEKRAQTIGSQLRCLVCQNESIEDSSAELAKDLRKIVRQRVAAGDTNQQVIQWMVDRYGNFIRLKPPFMISTALLWAMPFLALIIGCLIAFVTLRQKKSAPPAPLNPKEKERLVALTKDQ, encoded by the coding sequence ATGCGTCCATGGTTTATTTTCCTGCTGCTTGGTTCTTTTTATATTATCCCTCTAACCGCTCATGCTGTAGATAGCCCTGACGAAATGTTATCCAATCCCACACAAGAAAAACGGGCACAAACTATTGGATCCCAGCTACGATGTTTAGTCTGTCAAAACGAAAGTATAGAGGACAGCAGTGCAGAGCTGGCCAAAGATTTACGCAAAATCGTTAGACAACGCGTTGCCGCAGGGGATACCAATCAGCAAGTCATACAATGGATGGTGGATCGTTATGGCAACTTCATCCGTCTAAAGCCACCCTTTATGATCAGCACAGCCTTATTATGGGCCATGCCTTTTTTGGCACTTATAATCGGGTGTTTAATTGCTTTTGTAACATTAAGGCAAAAAAAATCGGCTCCTCCTGCCCCATTGAACCCGAAAGAAAAAGAACGGCTTGTGGCCTTAACAAAGGATCAGTAA
- a CDS encoding redoxin domain-containing protein: MQEITRRRLLWTVPFAGAAIAGGGFLSMLTGLKKGNFDPHEIKTPILNRPIPDFTLPNQPPSTGFDQTMLKQQNQPILINFFASWCIPCLSEMGVLQQLSSHLKIWGIAYKDKSQNIEGFLQRNGNPYQHIGQDSEGNVGIEWGISGVPESFLIMPGGIIKWHYPKPLTATSTQYLLSLLS, encoded by the coding sequence ATGCAAGAAATTACCCGTCGTCGTTTATTATGGACTGTCCCCTTTGCAGGAGCTGCGATTGCAGGAGGAGGATTTTTATCTATGTTAACAGGATTAAAAAAAGGAAATTTTGATCCTCATGAAATTAAGACACCCATTTTAAACAGACCAATCCCCGATTTCACTTTACCAAATCAGCCCCCTTCAACGGGGTTTGACCAAACCATGCTAAAGCAACAAAACCAACCTATATTAATTAATTTCTTTGCCTCTTGGTGTATCCCATGCCTAAGCGAAATGGGCGTATTGCAACAACTGTCATCGCATTTAAAAATATGGGGGATTGCTTATAAGGATAAAAGTCAAAATATCGAAGGGTTTTTACAAAGAAATGGCAATCCATATCAACATATAGGCCAAGATAGCGAAGGGAATGTCGGAATTGAATGGGGGATCTCTGGGGTTCCAGAAAGCTTTCTTATCATGCCAGGAGGAATCATCAAATGGCACTATCCTAAACCCTTAACCGCAACCTCTACTCAATATCTCCTCTCCCTTTTATCATAG